The following are encoded together in the Equus quagga isolate Etosha38 chromosome 1, UCLA_HA_Equagga_1.0, whole genome shotgun sequence genome:
- the AMN1 gene encoding protein AMN1 homolog isoform X2: MKNISRYITDIKPLPPNIKDRLIKIMSMQGQITDSNISEILHPEVQTLDLRSCDVSDTALLHLCNCRKLKKLNLNCSKGNRISITSKGIKAVASSCSYLHEATLKRCCNLTDEGVLALALNCRLLKIIDLGGCLGITDVSLHALGENCSFLQCVDFSATQVSDNGVVALVSGPCAKILEEIHMGHCVNLTDEAVEAVLTCCPQIRILLFHGCPLITDHSREVLEQLVGPNKLKQVTWTVY, from the exons ATGAAGAATATTTCCAGATACATCACAGACATTAAGCCTTTGCCTCCCAACATAAAAGATAGACTGATTAAAATAATGAGCATGCAGGGGCAGATCACAGATTCAAACATAAGTGAG ATTTTACATCCTGAAGTCCAAACTCTAGATCTGCGGAGCTGTGATGTTTCGGATACTGCTCTCCTGCACCTGTGTAACTgcagaaaactgaagaaattaaacTTAAATTGTTCAAAAGGGAACAGAATTTCCATAACTTCAAAAG GAATAAAAGCTGTGGCATCATCTTGTTCTTACCTGCATGAAGCTActttgaaaagatgctgcaaCCTCACGGATGAAGGAGTCCTTGCTCTTGCGCTCAATTGCCGGCTGCTAAAGATCATTGACTTAGGTGGCTGCTTAGGTATTACCGATGTGTCGTTACATGCATTAGGAGAAAACTGCTCATTTTTGCAGTGTGTTGATTTTTCAGCTACTCAG GTATCTGACAATGGTGTGGTTGCGCTTGTCAGTGGACCCTGTGCCAAGATATTAGAG gAGATTCATATGGGACATTGTGTGAACCTGACTGATGAGGCTGTAGAAGCTGTCCTTACTTGCTGTCCTCAGATACGCATATTACTCTTCCATGGATGCCCCCTCATAACAG